AAGAGGAGGATATCGAGCGTTTTAGACGCCTTTTGTGCGAGAGGGGAAATAGACATAAGGAATACAAAACTATTCTTGTAGCGGGTTCTAAGGGCAAAGGCTCGACTGCGGCAATGCTAGAATCTATGCTTCATATTGGAGGATACAAAACAGGGCTTTATACATCGCCGCATTTAGTGGATATTCGCGAGCGTTTCAGGATAGACGGAAGATGCGTCGAGGATGATGTTCTTGCAAGAAAAATCGAAGATATAACTCGAATGGTCACGGAAAAAACTGGGAAAAGGGGTTTCCGAACAGTGTTCGAGATAATGACGGCATCAGCTTTCGAGATTTTTGCCGATGCCGATGTCGATTATGCAATTATCGAGGTGGGAATAGGCGGCCGGCTCGATGCCACAAACGCTATAGATCCGGACGTATCGATTATTACAACTATAGGTCTCGATCACACTCATATTCTTGGGGATACTGTCGAGTTGATTGCTGGCGAGAAGGCCTGTATTATCCGTAATGGTAAGCCGCTTATTATAGGCTATCAATCCCAGGGAGCACATGAAGTAATTTTAAGCAAGGCTCGCGATTTAGGTGCAGAACCCATTGTCGATTTGAATGTTTCAAAACCATTGGATAATATTTCAATATCAAGGCAAGGAACGGTTTTTAACTATCGGGATAGCAATTGTAATTTATCATTGGTGGAATTGTCGCTCATCGGAGAGCATCAGGCGGAGAATGCCGCGATAGCGATTGCTGCATCGAGACTCCTCGAACTCGATGAATCGAGTATAAGAGCAGGCCTTTGTTGTGTGAATTGGCCGGGAAGACTTCAACTGGTGGGCACTTCGCCGGATATAATTGTCGATGGTGCGCACGGCCCGATGGCATTTAAGCGGCTCGTGGAGGCTATTCGACAGACATGGGGATGTTTACCTGTATGGATTTTCGCCGCGAATAAGGATAAGGATATTGCAGGAATGTTGGATGTTGTCAAATCCTGTAAGCATAACCTCATACTCACTACCTTCGATTGGCCGCGCGCAGCCTCACCAGAGGAACTACTCGCAATCGCCGGCGAAGGTTTTACAACCGATGATTTTAAGCAAGCACTCGATAAGGCCCGTGAACTCGCGGGCGCTTCTGGGTTAATAGTGATTGCGGGAAGCCTATATCTTGCCGGAGTCGCACTTAAAGAAAACGGCAGCATTCCATGCGAGTTATTTACTGAGTATTCCACTAAGATAGACATACATGCCGCCAGTTAAGTAATTCCCACGCAAACTGGATTCTGAAATAATATATTAAATCAACGTCAAATGCTTAAATAGTAAATGAATGACTGATACCTGAGTCCAAATGTCTAGCCAAATTCTAATGTTGTAAATTTCTCAAAATACCCGTTTTTGGTTGCAAGTAATTATTACAATTTAAGACACCTAAGAATTCACAGGGCGTTTTATCTTGATTTAGACTACTTTGAGATTTATAATTTTAGGTTATTAAACAATCCAATTATGAGGTAAAGAATGCGAAATAAAGTAATCGATCTTATAGTTTTATTAATGGTTTTTAGTTTAGGCTATGCCCAAGAAATTACAATTTCTATTGCGGCTGGTCAACAAGTAGTTCCATCGGTGGCAACGGACGGCACCGATTTTTTTGCAGTATGGGAAGATGCTCGTGCTGGAACTGGCAATCCCAATATTTATGGTAGGATTATTTCTGCCGGTGGTTCCCTTCCCGGTTTAGAATCCCCTGTTTGTGCTTTCATGAATTACCAAAAAATTCCCGATGTTGCTTGGGATGGCACTTACTACCTAGGAGTGTGGTTCGACCGCAGAGCTGGTTATCAAGTATATGGTAACCTGCTCAATCCTGATGGCACACTTTATCTCGGAAATTATAATATTTGCACTGTCGATGGAAGTATTCAAAATGTTCGGACCTCAGGCATGGAAGGTGCCTTCATTGTGCTGTGGGAAGAACGGCTTATGGGGATCAGCGATCTTTATTATTCAATAACTAAGAGCGATATGTCCTCTACAATTAGAACTCAATTAGGCGAACCGGATGGCAGCGAAAAGAATCCCGCTATTGCACGCGGAGATAGCGCTTGGATTGCAGTTTATGAAGATTCACTTGCATCGGGTAAAGGTATATTTGCTCAAAGTGTAACATATGGCCCTGGTGGCAGCGATATTTCTGCTATGATCGAGATTTCGGCAGTAACAAATGATGAAAGCTATCCGTCGATAGCGTATGGTGAGGATGGTTATCTTGTTGTTTTTGAGCGTGAAGGTGGTGTAACTAATAGAGATATTTTTGGTGTTATATTGGATTATTCAGGTGCGCCCATAGGTTCAGCTTTCCCTATCTCGACCGCCACCGGCAATCAAATAAAACCATCGATTTCGTTCGATGGTATTGGATATTTGGTAGTTTGGCAAGATAATCGCGATTTATTATCTGACATATATGGTCAAAGAATAAGCACCAACGGCACACTTATCGGGCCTGAAATTGCTGTTTCGACAGCAACGGGAACTCAACAAAAACCCCATTCAACATCGAATAGCGAACATCATCTCGTTATTTGGGAAGACTCCCGCGATGTTACTTCAGATATTTACGCTACGAGAATCCCTGCAATGACCATATCGAGCGCGCCAGAAGTAATGATATTACAGCCATCGCCATTTGTCGTGACATCTTGCGACCGCTATCCAATCAAGATGTTGATCGAGGACCCCGATGGTATTGACCCATTCTCGCTTTTGTTTTATAATGGAAGTGATACTGTAAACGGATATTCCTCATCGGTTGTATTTATTGGTGATACATTCAGATATACACCTTCGTCTGATTGGCCTAACGGATCGACAATTGATTTAAGTCTTGTCGATATAAACGACAGTCTCGGCAATCATATTGATTCACCGATCAACTGGAGTTTTACAGCAGACCTTGGAAATCCGGTTATTGATAATCTTATTCCTCGAGCCGGACAAGTCCTAACGGTATTTCCTGCTGTGATTTCGGCTAATCTAACAGATTCTATCACGGGAATAGATATTTCTACTCTCATAATGGTTTTTGATGGTGATACCTTGTTTTTTCCAGATAGCCGTTTAAGTTGGGATGGATTTACAATACGCCTTACCCCAGACACCACCGGTTTAATGATAGGAACCCATAGCGTTTCGATTAAAATCGGCGACTCTCCGGATGTTTGTGACCCAAATTACGTAACGATGGAATGGGATTTTTTCGTCAATCCGAGTGGTGGACCGAATGCCACTGCGGTTCTGCCTCGTAATGGAGATGTTGTTGCCAGCGCCACACCGGGAATTGAGATTCTAATTTCCGACCCGGACGGAATCGATGAAACATCGATCGAGATTTCTGTAGGCGGTGTGATGTATTCCTGGCCGAATCCCTCGATGTCGTTCTCCGATTCTATTCTTACTGTCGCGAGTTCATCAATTTTTATTCATGAGCAGATAGTGGCGGTCAACCTGATGCACGCTCGAGATGATATTGGCTCCGACCTTGAGTCGCCTTTAACGTATAGCTTCGTTGTCGATTTAGAACCACCTGTTGCTGGGACATTTTTCCCAAATACGGGCGATACACTTCATGTCGGGACCGAAGATATTTGGATTGTTGCGCAGGATGAGCCTGCTGGTATTACTGTTGATCCTTCCCATATTTCCTTTGAATTTTTCGATTTGAGTATGGATTTGATCGAAACGGCAATGGCAGGTATGACCTCTCGCGGGGATACTCTTGTTCTTCAGAGTGGGGCTTTTGGATCGGCACTCGACGACGGCTCAGAAATTATAATATGCGCTAATCTATCAGATAGCCCGGATGTTTATGAGCCTAACGACACGAGTTATTGTTGGCAAGTCTATATCGAACTGATGGCGATATCCGAACGCGAGTTGCCGGGCCAGAAAAACATGAATGTTATGCCGAATCCTTTCAATGCTGGGTGTATTATCCAATTCCAGGGAACTGTCGAGATATACGATATTTCGGGGAAGCTAATTGATGTTCTCGACGATTGCTCGAAGGGAGTGCTTTGGACTGGAAAAGACAGAGGGGGAGCTTCTGTTCCTTCGGGGATCTATCTGGTCAAAGGTCGAAATACTGGGATAACAGAAAAAGCGGTTTTGTTAAGATGATGTTCTCTTTCAGGGGATTAATTGAATTTAACTGGAGATTGAAATGAGTTTTTGGAAAATTGTGTTATTAGCATTGTTAACTTGTTCCAGCTTGTTTGTATTTATATCATGTGGTGACAACGGCACAGACCCAGATGACAATGGCAACGACACTACAGGCGATACTACCGATACGGTTGCACCGTTTATTTTTTCATGGAACCCAGCCGATGGTGAGACTGAGGTTTCAAGAGCAGCAACTTTGTGGGTTTCCATATGTGATACCGGCGGGTATGCTTCGGGGCTCAATCCCGATTCCATTTGGATGAATGTGAATTCGGTTGCTGTTATCCCATCGCTGATAACAAATTCCTGCGGTGGGTTGGATTTACGCTATATCCCGCCGTCGCAATTCGATTTGGGAGAAACTATTTATGTTGATGTCACCGCTGAGGATATGGCCGGCCATCGAGCAAACGGCTCCGCGAATTTTTATATAGAAATTGGCGACACCTTCAGCCTCGATATCGACAGTTTGCCGCCTTTGGATGGTTTCGCTTCGCGCTCGAGGCCGGATGGATTCACTACAAAAGCGCTTTATTTCTCCTCTCCAACATCGGGGAGTTATGTCGAATTGAGCGGTTCGCCATATCATTTAAGTTTCTCTCCAAAGCGCTCCTGGCTTCTTTATGATCCATATCCCGATGGAGATATTTATGCGGAAAATCCATCACTCGGTGCAAGGCTTCAGTTTACTTCAGATATTATCGAAGAAAAATATCCGGCGCTTTCCCCCGATGGCCACACTTTGGCTTTTGGGCGTAGTGAGGATATTATCTTGTATAATTTTCAAACCGAGGAAGAAAGGGTGCTTGCTTCGAGTTCGCAGGGTGGTCGGGAACTGGAGTTTTCACCTGACGGGCAATATCTAGCATATCGAAGTGGTTCAGGTTCCTATAATCCTAAGTTGTTTATTCGAAATGTCTCCGATGGTGACAATATAACCTATACAACGATCTATAACGATGTAAGCTCGTTCGATTGGAGCCACACACATAATGGTATCGCATGCGTTGTTACCGGGAATAGGCTATATTATTGGAATGTCGAGGGGGGATCGTATCCTCAACTTCTTCGTTCGGCGGATAATATTCAGTTTACGGCTTTCGATGGTATGGATAACATTTATTTTGTCGAGAAATATCCCTCCGGAGACAGAATACTTAAATCAAGTATATCTGGCCCACCGAGTATTGTTATAGATTTAACCTCGGAGAGCGCTACTGTCGAGGCTCTTTGCGCTTCCGAATATGGCGATATTATTTTTTCAAAAAGATCGGGTTCTTCTTTCACTCTTGAGTATCTTACCTCAGGAAACACATCCTCGACTTCGATAACCTCCTCGGTTGGGCAGACAATTCAACTTCAATGGTATTAGAGCGGAAATGAATAAACGACAACCGATAATCGGTATTACAGCTAGTTGGGCACCGGAAAAGGAGGGTAGGCCTTTTTTTTCAGACGCAGCTTTTGATTACTTAAAATGCGAGTATTCCGAGGCCATAGCCGACGCTGGCGCCGTGCCTATAATAATCCCAAATCTATCTCCGAGAAATTGGGATTATCTAAATACGCTTATTCGAAATCTGGACGCACTTTTTCTCTCCGGTGGAAGCGATCTTGCACCCGATTTTTTTAACCAAGAGAAAATTCAAGGGGCAAAATGCGTTATTCGCCGCAAGCGTGATGAGTTCGAATTCGAGTTAATGAGACGATGGGAAATGATTCGACCCCAAAGTCCGATCATGGCGATTTGCAGAGGACATCAGGTGCTTAATGCTTATTACGATGGTTCATTATTTCAAGATTTTGAAGCCTGCGGGATTAAGACTATCTCGCAAGGCCATAGGACACCTGAAAAAAAGCGCACAAATCATACTATCGAAGTCTATCCGGGGACACTTCTCGCAGAGATAATTGGAGCGGGAATTCATGAAGTAAATTCGAGTCACCACCAAGGGATAGATAAGCTTGCGGATGGATTTATTGTAAGTGCCCGCGCCGATGATGGCATTATCGAGGCTATTGAGCCTCGACTACGTGATCGGTGGTTGATTTCCGTTCAGTGGCACCCTGAAGCTATGGGCGATGTTGATAGTGGCAGAATTTTCGCTGCGTTTGTCGAATCTTGTATGACCTGATTTTTTTCCGCCAGACCAATTTCCAACCGCAATGGGACCCTTTGTAATAAATTACCTTCCCATCGGCTGATCGATAGTGTTATGGTGCTGCAAGTGTTCTTTTTGGAATGGAATCTGCGATAATCGAGTCGAGGTGATGAAAAACAAGTCGCCTTTGATATCGTGGGGAAATGTTTTGCGTTGACATAATGACAGTAGTTAATATAGTGAGCAATCTATGTCAGAAGATAGACAACAGATAGAAGAATCTCTCGAAATGGAGCGGACGGAACACACCGCTTGTTCTTTGCCTATGGTCTCGATTATTATTCCAGTTCGTAACGAGGAAACCTATCTTGGAAGATGCCTTGAATCAATCGAGAGGCAAACATATCCGCATGAATTGATCGAAGTGTTGGTCGTTGACGGTTGCTCAATAGACAAGTCGATGGATATTACCCGGAAATTCTCTGAAACAAGCAGAATAGAAACTCATATTATCGATAACCCTCGGGGCAATACCCCATGTGGATTAAATGCCGGCTATAAAAATGCGCGAGGTGATATCTTTATTCATTTTATTGGCCATGCTATGATGTCCAATGATTTTGTTGCCAAAGAAATCGAGTATTTGGAAAAAACCGATGCCGATGCTGTCGGAGGGCTTATTATCAGCACTTGCACTGATGACAGAACTGTCTCGCAAGGGATCGGTTACGCACTAAATAGCCTTTTTGGTCTGGGGGGAGTTACCGCTCGAACGGGAAATCGTCCGAGGTATATCGATAACCCGAGTTTCGCGGGTTATCGAAGAGAATTGTTCGATA
This bacterium DNA region includes the following protein-coding sequences:
- a CDS encoding bifunctional folylpolyglutamate synthase/dihydrofolate synthase; amino-acid sequence: MKRSLLESVIENLYSFIDYEKLGGKNPYNTKEEDIERFRRLLCERGNRHKEYKTILVAGSKGKGSTAAMLESMLHIGGYKTGLYTSPHLVDIRERFRIDGRCVEDDVLARKIEDITRMVTEKTGKRGFRTVFEIMTASAFEIFADADVDYAIIEVGIGGRLDATNAIDPDVSIITTIGLDHTHILGDTVELIAGEKACIIRNGKPLIIGYQSQGAHEVILSKARDLGAEPIVDLNVSKPLDNISISRQGTVFNYRDSNCNLSLVELSLIGEHQAENAAIAIAASRLLELDESSIRAGLCCVNWPGRLQLVGTSPDIIVDGAHGPMAFKRLVEAIRQTWGCLPVWIFAANKDKDIAGMLDVVKSCKHNLILTTFDWPRAASPEELLAIAGEGFTTDDFKQALDKARELAGASGLIVIAGSLYLAGVALKENGSIPCELFTEYSTKIDIHAAS
- a CDS encoding gamma-glutamyl-gamma-aminobutyrate hydrolase family protein, giving the protein MNKRQPIIGITASWAPEKEGRPFFSDAAFDYLKCEYSEAIADAGAVPIIIPNLSPRNWDYLNTLIRNLDALFLSGGSDLAPDFFNQEKIQGAKCVIRRKRDEFEFELMRRWEMIRPQSPIMAICRGHQVLNAYYDGSLFQDFEACGIKTISQGHRTPEKKRTNHTIEVYPGTLLAEIIGAGIHEVNSSHHQGIDKLADGFIVSARADDGIIEAIEPRLRDRWLISVQWHPEAMGDVDSGRIFAAFVESCMT
- a CDS encoding glycosyltransferase family 2 protein, which codes for MSEDRQQIEESLEMERTEHTACSLPMVSIIIPVRNEETYLGRCLESIERQTYPHELIEVLVVDGCSIDKSMDITRKFSETSRIETHIIDNPRGNTPCGLNAGYKNARGDIFIHFIGHAMMSNDFVAKEIEYLEKTDADAVGGLIISTCTDDRTVSQGIGYALNSLFGLGGVTARTGNRPRYIDNPSFAGYRRELFDKFGYIDERLTRNQDYEFNQRITAGGAKIFFSPEIKSLYFNRPTYRSLWNEYFKAAKWRTFMIGRFVNAVQKRHLVPPVFILSIIALTALSFFSVPAFCVLMVLLGIYSIGAVVSAMQIAFKQGFKYIPAVLLSYFVIHFAYGLGFVWGIIHFWIFGKARRIKIAETQ